One Polycladomyces zharkentensis genomic region harbors:
- a CDS encoding ferredoxin — protein MRTWVDKDTCIACGACGATAPDVYDYDEDGIAYVILDDNTGTADVPEELWDDVRDAQEGCPTDSIKVEE, from the coding sequence ATGCGTACTTGGGTAGACAAAGACACTTGCATTGCTTGTGGTGCTTGCGGCGCCACCGCCCCTGACGTGTATGACTACGACGAAGACGGTATCGCTTACGTGATCCTGGACGACAATACCGGTACGGCCGACGTTCCGGAAGAGCTGTGGGACGACGTGCGTGACGCACAAGAAGGTTGCCCCACGGACTCCATCAAAGTGGAAGAATAA
- a CDS encoding inorganic diphosphatase gives MAQQELIVDAFIEIPTGSQNKYEYDKEKGVFRLDRVLYSPMHYPTEYGYLESTLAEDGDPLDILVLTTFPTFPGCVIRSRVIGVLLMSDDKGQDEKLLAVPADDPRWDNVKSLDDVAPHVLKEIEHFFQVYKDLENKETKIEGWKDAQFAADLYQACLKRYQEQK, from the coding sequence ATGGCACAACAAGAATTGATCGTGGATGCATTTATCGAAATTCCGACCGGCAGTCAAAACAAATACGAATACGACAAGGAAAAAGGCGTGTTCCGTCTGGATCGTGTGTTGTACTCCCCGATGCATTACCCGACCGAATACGGTTATCTGGAATCCACCTTGGCCGAAGACGGCGATCCGTTGGATATCTTGGTATTGACCACCTTCCCCACCTTCCCGGGATGCGTCATCCGCTCGCGCGTGATCGGCGTTCTGCTGATGTCCGACGATAAAGGCCAAGATGAGAAACTGTTGGCGGTGCCTGCGGACGACCCGCGCTGGGACAACGTAAAATCCCTGGATGACGTCGCACCGCACGTGTTGAAAGAAATCGAGCACTTCTTCCAAGTATACAAGGATCTGGAGAATAAAGAGACCAAAATCGAAGGCTGGAAGGATGCCCAATTTGCAGCAGACCTGTACCAAGCCTGCCTCAAACGCTATCAAGAGCAGAAGTAA
- a CDS encoding genetic competence negative regulator, whose protein sequence is MRVERLGRDKVRFYLSMDDLLDRGINKEDMWRDIPKVHELFNDMMEQAYQELGFEIAGPVAVEVFALPTQGMVVVVTRGRTPEPEDDLDDDMYELEVTLEESEQIIFRFSDFEDLVQAAIRLRSLIRGGGKVYAYQNQYFLVFDEEIQTDYLQAVIAILTEFGEPSTLTEHMLAEYGKAVMTNHAIDQLIRYFGQ, encoded by the coding sequence ATGCGCGTCGAGCGTTTAGGGCGAGACAAGGTCCGCTTCTACTTATCCATGGACGATCTACTAGATCGCGGGATCAACAAAGAGGACATGTGGCGAGATATCCCCAAGGTGCACGAACTGTTCAATGACATGATGGAACAGGCGTATCAGGAGCTGGGGTTTGAGATTGCGGGGCCTGTGGCGGTAGAAGTGTTTGCCCTTCCGACGCAGGGGATGGTGGTCGTAGTCACCCGCGGTCGTACCCCTGAGCCCGAGGACGATCTCGATGACGACATGTATGAGTTGGAAGTGACGCTGGAGGAAAGTGAGCAGATCATTTTCCGCTTTTCGGATTTCGAAGATCTCGTTCAGGCGGCGATCCGCTTGCGGTCTTTGATTCGCGGGGGCGGCAAGGTGTACGCTTACCAGAATCAATACTTCCTCGTGTTTGACGAAGAAATCCAAACGGATTATCTGCAAGCCGTCATCGCCATTTTGACTGAATTCGGAGAACCTTCCACGCTGACCGAACATATGTTGGCCGAATACGGTAAAGCGGTAATGACGAACCATGCGATCGATCAATTGATCCGCTATTTTGGCCAATAA
- a CDS encoding XdhC family protein, with product MKENREIALAMEEGKRAGRKMALATVVRVKGSAYRREGAKLLIDEEGKMTGVISGGCLEPDVAEVAKQVMADGKPVLKRYDLDEDLVWGLGLGCPGTVDVLIEPVSWSGTNDAGAPPSFDGFAGKEASS from the coding sequence GTGAAAGAGAATCGGGAAATCGCTCTGGCAATGGAAGAGGGGAAGCGGGCGGGGAGAAAGATGGCACTGGCCACCGTTGTCCGCGTGAAGGGATCCGCCTATCGCCGGGAAGGCGCAAAATTGCTGATCGACGAAGAAGGTAAGATGACCGGTGTGATCTCCGGCGGTTGCTTGGAGCCGGACGTAGCGGAAGTGGCCAAACAAGTGATGGCAGACGGTAAACCGGTCCTCAAACGCTACGATTTGGATGAGGATCTCGTGTGGGGATTGGGGCTGGGCTGCCCGGGTACCGTCGACGTGTTGATTGAACCGGTTTCGTGGAGTGGGACGAACGACGCGGGTGCTCCGCCATCATTCGACGGGTTTGCGGGAAAGGAGGCATCCTCATGA
- a CDS encoding vWA domain-containing protein: MERLDLSGLTGMTAAVIRQVREFTPFLRKHGFRVGTPETLTALRCLTEADLSMPEELFLALRSVYARSPAEWASFPHLFKRHFLNQGTRLEEKKRVQAEERSGNSRSPTVTQDHPPILSFAMQPGSSPSQGERYALQADPSRLRAVLAVSKRALRQFDSPPGRRFRRGGRDRVNLRATMRGSVRYVGEPLRLHWQQYRPDRPSVMILIDISGSMKEYAPFMTTLAWSFTRLRLRCEVFVFSTRLKRVTHLVARKAIQGIPVSELAELKGGTRIGEALEELLYKYGGLLRRHTFVIIASDGFDAGHPERLRSALRTLSERVRHVVWLNPLLGDPEYEPISSGMSAAMPYIHRLVDVHDLESWRQAVEESQIFQPSSVPVTPLSVRTQDV; this comes from the coding sequence GTGGAACGCCTAGACCTGTCCGGACTGACGGGGATGACTGCAGCGGTAATTCGTCAGGTGCGGGAGTTTACCCCTTTTTTGCGAAAACACGGGTTTCGTGTGGGCACGCCGGAGACGTTGACCGCGCTCAGGTGCTTGACGGAGGCGGACCTGTCGATGCCGGAAGAACTCTTTTTGGCACTGCGCTCGGTCTACGCCCGATCGCCGGCCGAGTGGGCATCGTTTCCGCATCTGTTCAAGCGCCACTTTTTGAATCAGGGTACGCGACTGGAAGAAAAGAAACGGGTTCAAGCGGAGGAACGGTCCGGTAATTCGCGAAGTCCAACTGTGACGCAGGATCACCCGCCCATCTTGAGTTTTGCCATGCAACCGGGATCCAGTCCGAGTCAGGGAGAACGCTACGCCCTGCAGGCCGATCCGTCTCGGTTGCGGGCGGTATTGGCCGTCTCCAAGCGGGCTTTACGACAATTTGACAGTCCACCGGGGCGACGGTTTCGCCGTGGGGGGCGCGATCGGGTGAATCTGCGCGCGACGATGCGCGGGAGTGTTCGTTATGTGGGAGAACCGCTCCGCCTGCATTGGCAACAGTATCGTCCGGATCGGCCATCGGTTATGATTTTGATCGACATTTCCGGGTCGATGAAGGAGTATGCTCCGTTCATGACCACCCTTGCGTGGTCGTTTACGCGTCTGCGCCTGCGCTGCGAAGTGTTCGTCTTCTCGACTCGGCTCAAGCGCGTCACACATCTGGTGGCGCGCAAAGCGATTCAGGGAATCCCGGTGTCGGAACTGGCAGAACTTAAGGGCGGGACGCGCATCGGAGAAGCGCTTGAGGAGTTGCTGTACAAATACGGTGGTCTATTGCGGCGACATACTTTCGTGATCATCGCATCAGACGGGTTTGACGCCGGCCATCCCGAGCGCCTGCGCTCCGCTCTGCGGACGCTTTCTGAACGTGTCCGGCATGTGGTGTGGCTCAATCCTCTGCTCGGAGATCCTGAATACGAGCCGATCTCGAGCGGTATGTCCGCCGCAATGCCGTACATCCATCGGTTGGTCGACGTACACGACTTGGAAAGTTGGCGGCAGGCGGTGGAGGAAAGTCAGATTTTTCAACCTTCCTCCGTGCCTGTGACGCCGTTGTCTGTGCGTACACAGGATGTTTAG
- a CDS encoding rhodanese-like domain-containing protein — protein sequence MDSQEQYHISPKVFARQYRRGELGDGIILDVREPEEWEADHLDGAILIPLHHLPNRLHELDRDKTVYVLCAHGIRSIYAANFLLNQGFRRVVNVDDGLAAVRLYLDADAD from the coding sequence ATGGATTCTCAGGAGCAGTATCATATTTCGCCGAAAGTGTTCGCCCGTCAGTACCGGAGAGGAGAACTGGGGGACGGGATTATCCTGGATGTACGTGAACCTGAGGAATGGGAAGCGGATCATCTGGACGGTGCGATTTTGATCCCTCTGCATCATCTTCCCAATCGGTTGCACGAGCTGGATCGGGACAAAACGGTGTATGTGCTTTGCGCCCATGGCATCCGCAGCATCTATGCCGCCAATTTCCTGCTCAACCAGGGATTTCGTCGCGTTGTCAACGTGGATGACGGGTTGGCGGCGGTTCGCCTGTATCTGGATGCTGACGCTGATTGA
- a CDS encoding CPBP family intramembrane glutamic endopeptidase: MLQANQKDDSRRLLFHLYASQAILMLTGFLLLQWMDGGWHRLFYWQDPVLWWSGLGFGLLVVAVDIVLTRMAPAHWWDDGGINRLLFQGRSPVHIVWIACLVAVAEELLFRGALQSLIGLWGSCLLFTLVHFRYWKRIPLMLLVFAVSLGFGMLVEWSGSLVPAIIAHFVIDCITGIRIHLDWDRLQ; encoded by the coding sequence ATGTTGCAGGCCAATCAAAAAGACGACTCCCGCAGGCTGTTGTTCCATCTTTATGCGTCACAAGCCATATTGATGCTGACAGGCTTTCTCCTCCTGCAATGGATGGATGGAGGATGGCATCGCCTGTTTTACTGGCAAGATCCCGTTCTGTGGTGGAGCGGACTGGGATTTGGCCTGTTGGTGGTAGCGGTGGACATTGTGTTGACGAGGATGGCTCCCGCTCATTGGTGGGATGACGGTGGGATCAACCGGTTGTTGTTTCAAGGACGCTCCCCCGTACACATTGTGTGGATCGCTTGTCTGGTAGCGGTGGCGGAGGAGTTGTTGTTTCGCGGTGCATTACAATCTTTGATCGGGCTGTGGGGTTCCTGTCTGTTGTTCACGCTGGTGCATTTTCGCTATTGGAAACGAATTCCGTTGATGTTGTTGGTGTTTGCAGTCAGTCTGGGCTTCGGCATGTTGGTCGAATGGAGCGGATCACTGGTTCCCGCAATCATCGCCCATTTTGTCATTGATTGTATCACCGGCATTCGAATTCATTTGGATTGGGATCGTCTTCAATGA
- the moaA gene encoding GTP 3',8-cyclase MoaA, which yields MTGIKDTLGRPLRDLRISVTDRCNFRCRYCMPEEVFGPDYKFLPREVLLRFEEITRLVRIFARLGVEKIRITGGEPLLRNGLPDLIRMLSGVEGIRDIALTTNGSLLAKQARALKEAGLKRVNVSLDALDDKIFAEINGGRSDVRSVLEGIEAASRAGLRVKVNMVVQKGVNDGQIIPMARYFRGTGHILRFIEFMDVGNSNGWNLDQVVSKREIIERIHREMPLEPAEPNYYGEVASRYRYRGTEEEIGVISSVTESFCSTCTRARLSADGRLYTCLFASEGYDLRGPLRAGESDDELEARIREVWNQRRDRYSDERLKNTRIRDRKKVEMSYIGG from the coding sequence ATGACCGGAATCAAGGACACGTTGGGCCGTCCGCTTCGGGATTTGCGCATTTCCGTGACGGACCGTTGCAATTTTCGTTGCCGCTACTGTATGCCTGAAGAAGTGTTTGGTCCTGATTACAAGTTTCTTCCGCGGGAGGTTCTCCTCCGCTTTGAGGAAATCACCCGTCTGGTGCGGATCTTTGCCAGGCTGGGCGTGGAAAAGATCCGGATCACCGGAGGCGAGCCTCTGCTCAGAAACGGGTTGCCCGATCTGATCCGGATGCTGTCCGGTGTGGAGGGGATTCGGGACATTGCCCTGACGACTAACGGCTCTTTACTCGCCAAACAGGCCCGCGCCCTCAAGGAAGCCGGACTGAAGCGGGTCAACGTCAGCTTGGACGCGCTGGATGACAAAATCTTTGCCGAAATCAACGGGGGGCGTTCCGATGTCCGATCAGTGTTGGAGGGGATCGAGGCAGCCAGTCGTGCCGGGCTGAGGGTGAAGGTCAACATGGTTGTCCAGAAGGGGGTCAATGACGGGCAGATCATCCCCATGGCCCGCTATTTTCGCGGAACGGGGCACATCCTGCGCTTCATCGAATTCATGGACGTGGGCAACAGCAACGGGTGGAACCTGGACCAAGTGGTGTCCAAAAGGGAGATCATCGAGCGGATTCACAGGGAAATGCCCTTGGAACCGGCGGAACCCAACTATTACGGTGAGGTCGCCTCCCGCTATCGTTACCGGGGAACAGAGGAGGAGATCGGGGTGATCTCCTCGGTGACCGAATCTTTCTGTTCCACTTGCACCCGGGCGCGACTGTCCGCAGACGGACGGCTGTACACCTGCCTGTTCGCTTCCGAGGGATACGACCTCCGCGGCCCGTTGCGCGCGGGGGAGAGCGACGACGAACTGGAAGCACGCATTCGCGAAGTCTGGAACCAACGACGGGACCGTTATTCTGACGAGCGATTGAAAAACACCCGGATACGTGACCGCAAAAAGGTGGAAATGTCTTATATAGGCGGTTGA
- a CDS encoding XdhC family protein has protein sequence MSVRKENERQDPDRDPFAAWTECLKKERAAVLNTLLAFSPFPGLPTGMRLFVPENGEPLGDLGDEDLNRLVVERAREKLEALYPKSETCRFSLPGGREAEVFVDVNLPPSELMIFGAGHDAIPLVKLAVQAGFKTTVVDPRPAYATEDRFPGARIILADSGLWEERVIIGRRTYVVVMNHHLERDRVAIRLALNSPAPYVGVLGPRSRCQRMLEALEKEGVTFGEEKLTRMYNPVGLDIGAETPEEVAISILSEILAFRKGHAGGFLRGRDSIHQPVRK, from the coding sequence ATGAGCGTACGGAAGGAAAACGAACGGCAAGATCCGGATCGCGACCCCTTTGCCGCATGGACCGAGTGCCTCAAGAAAGAGCGGGCGGCTGTTTTGAACACATTGCTGGCGTTTTCTCCTTTCCCGGGCCTTCCAACCGGGATGCGCCTCTTCGTCCCCGAGAACGGCGAACCCCTCGGAGACTTGGGCGATGAGGACTTGAACAGGTTGGTCGTCGAACGGGCACGAGAAAAACTGGAGGCCCTGTACCCCAAGTCGGAAACATGCAGATTTTCCTTGCCCGGAGGCAGGGAGGCGGAGGTTTTCGTCGACGTCAACCTCCCTCCGTCGGAACTGATGATTTTCGGTGCCGGCCATGACGCGATTCCGCTGGTAAAGTTGGCTGTCCAGGCGGGGTTCAAAACGACGGTGGTGGATCCGCGCCCGGCCTACGCCACCGAGGATCGCTTTCCGGGAGCCCGGATTATTCTGGCCGATTCGGGTTTATGGGAGGAACGCGTGATCATCGGGAGACGTACGTATGTTGTTGTGATGAACCATCACCTGGAGCGTGATCGGGTTGCCATCCGGCTTGCCTTGAATTCACCCGCTCCTTATGTGGGCGTGCTTGGGCCACGATCTCGCTGTCAACGGATGTTGGAGGCATTGGAAAAGGAAGGGGTGACCTTCGGGGAAGAGAAACTGACCCGGATGTATAATCCCGTAGGTTTGGACATTGGTGCCGAGACACCGGAGGAGGTGGCGATCAGCATTCTGTCGGAGATTCTGGCGTTTCGAAAGGGTCACGCGGGCGGGTTTTTGCGGGGAAGGGACAGCATTCACCAACCCGTCCGAAAATGA
- a CDS encoding nucleotidyltransferase family protein, with amino-acid sequence MSSGNFENRCRKVLTMETGVFALILAAGTSSRMGTPKQLLEWGGMPLLEQVIRKTLAFPFPEVVAVVGHREKEIRRLIRIEDHRFRWVVNRDYDAGQSTSLLSGLASGEGRYHSAMVFLGDQPLIAEETIRQIFESSLKQLHTFQESEPIVVRPCFRGIPGHPVFLGNVRSMNLAGLKGDCGAKEVLRTVRNRTILPVEDPGVVLDIDTPQAYKSALRLAFRPRDRSSNVIRGKHGDRMGTE; translated from the coding sequence GTGAGCAGCGGCAATTTTGAAAACCGATGCCGAAAGGTGTTGACCATGGAGACCGGTGTGTTTGCTCTGATCCTCGCTGCGGGGACATCTTCGCGAATGGGGACGCCGAAACAACTCCTCGAATGGGGAGGCATGCCGTTGTTGGAGCAAGTAATCCGGAAGACACTTGCATTCCCCTTCCCGGAGGTGGTTGCCGTGGTCGGTCACCGGGAGAAGGAGATCAGGCGATTGATCCGGATCGAGGACCATCGCTTCCGCTGGGTGGTCAACCGGGATTACGACGCCGGACAGAGCACGTCCCTTTTGTCCGGTTTGGCTAGTGGAGAAGGCCGATACCACTCGGCGATGGTGTTTTTGGGCGATCAACCCCTGATTGCGGAAGAAACAATCCGGCAAATCTTTGAAAGCAGCCTCAAACAGCTTCACACCTTTCAAGAGTCCGAACCCATCGTCGTCCGGCCCTGCTTCCGGGGTATTCCCGGTCATCCGGTTTTTTTGGGGAATGTCCGGTCGATGAATTTGGCGGGGCTGAAGGGGGATTGCGGGGCGAAGGAAGTGCTTCGCACTGTACGGAACCGGACGATTCTGCCAGTGGAAGATCCAGGTGTCGTGCTGGATATCGACACTCCTCAGGCTTATAAGAGCGCCTTGCGGCTTGCCTTCCGTCCGCGTGACAGAAGCTCGAATGTGATTCGTGGGAAACACGGTGATCGCATGGGAACAGAGTGA